In a single window of the Mesorhizobium shangrilense genome:
- a CDS encoding outer membrane protein, translating into MNFGKRIAVSLLGAALMPFGVAMAADYEPPIIIDEAPEVVPVEVGSGWYLRGDIGYVFSQKTDSYTYRTFDAGTGTYGSARFDEVDLKEPFTFGAGFGYHFNDLLRADFTVDGMRTRMNGQTFSALPCTPMLAGTGCRSEDRADVSAISFMANGYVDLGTVAGFTPYVGAGAGYTYVSWSELDSKFYCVGGNCPGSYLGLSENGGAKEWRFTWQAMAGVAYAINKNLKVDLGYRYRQIEKGDMFDWDAGSAAVGATGIQGRDGDLEQHEVRIGLRYDLW; encoded by the coding sequence ATGAATTTCGGAAAGCGCATTGCTGTTTCGCTGCTGGGCGCAGCATTGATGCCCTTTGGCGTCGCGATGGCGGCCGACTACGAGCCGCCGATCATCATCGACGAGGCTCCCGAAGTGGTGCCGGTCGAGGTGGGCTCGGGATGGTATCTGCGCGGCGACATCGGCTATGTCTTCTCGCAAAAGACGGACAGCTATACGTACCGGACCTTTGATGCAGGCACCGGCACCTATGGCTCGGCGCGTTTCGACGAGGTCGACCTGAAGGAGCCGTTCACCTTCGGCGCGGGTTTCGGCTACCATTTCAACGACCTCCTGCGGGCCGACTTCACCGTCGACGGCATGCGGACGCGCATGAACGGCCAGACCTTCAGCGCGCTGCCGTGCACGCCGATGCTGGCCGGGACCGGCTGCCGCTCGGAGGACCGGGCGGACGTTTCGGCCATCAGCTTCATGGCGAACGGCTATGTCGATCTCGGTACGGTTGCGGGCTTCACGCCCTATGTCGGCGCCGGCGCTGGCTACACCTATGTCAGCTGGAGCGAGCTCGACAGCAAGTTCTACTGCGTCGGCGGCAACTGCCCCGGAAGCTATCTCGGCCTGTCGGAAAACGGCGGGGCCAAGGAGTGGCGGTTCACGTGGCAGGCGATGGCCGGCGTCGCCTACGCAATCAACAAGAACCTGAAGGTCGACCTGGGCTACCGTTACCGCCAGATCGAGAAGGGCGACATGTTCGACTGGGATGCGGGCTCGGCGGCTGTCGGGGCCACCGGCATCCAGGGGCGCGACGGCGACCTGGAGCAGCATGAGGTGCGGATCGGCTTGCGTTACGACCTCTGGTAG
- a CDS encoding phosphoserine transaminase yields MTSTTKPGLRPANPNFSSGPCAKRPGWSLEGLADAPLGRSHRAKIGKDKLALAIDLTREVLQVPADYRIGIVPASDTGAVEMALWSLLGEHGVDMVAWESFGAGWVTDVVKQLKLADVRTFEAPYGELPDLSKIDFDRDVVFTWNGTTSGVRVADADFIPADRKGLTICDATSAAFAQRLDFAKLDVVTYSWQKALGGEGAHGVLILSPRAVERLLTYKPAWPLPKIFRLTSGGKLIEGIFKGETINTPSMLCVEDYIDALNWAKSIGGLDTLIARADANAAVVEKHVAQSDWLGNLAIDPATRSNTSVCLSIVDPAVTSLGAEALAAFAKAMVSALDKEGVAYDIGAYRDAPPGLRIWCGATVETSDLEALMPWLDWAFETQKAALKAAA; encoded by the coding sequence ATGACGAGTACTACGAAGCCCGGACTCCGTCCGGCAAACCCCAATTTCTCTTCTGGACCTTGCGCGAAGCGACCCGGCTGGTCGCTCGAGGGGCTCGCTGATGCCCCGCTCGGCCGTTCGCACCGCGCCAAGATCGGCAAGGACAAGCTCGCGCTTGCGATCGACCTGACCCGCGAGGTTCTTCAAGTTCCCGCTGACTACCGGATCGGCATCGTGCCGGCCTCGGACACCGGCGCGGTCGAGATGGCGCTTTGGTCGCTGCTCGGCGAGCACGGCGTCGACATGGTCGCCTGGGAAAGCTTTGGCGCCGGCTGGGTGACCGATGTGGTCAAGCAGCTGAAGCTGGCCGACGTGCGCACGTTCGAAGCGCCCTATGGCGAGCTGCCGGACCTCTCCAAGATCGACTTCGACCGCGATGTCGTGTTCACCTGGAATGGAACCACCTCCGGCGTGCGCGTCGCCGATGCCGATTTCATCCCGGCCGACCGCAAGGGCCTCACCATCTGCGACGCCACCTCCGCGGCGTTCGCCCAGCGGCTCGATTTCGCCAAGCTCGACGTGGTGACCTACTCCTGGCAGAAGGCGCTGGGCGGCGAGGGGGCGCATGGCGTGCTGATCCTCAGCCCGCGTGCCGTCGAGCGGCTGCTGACCTACAAGCCGGCCTGGCCGCTGCCCAAAATCTTCCGGCTGACCTCGGGCGGCAAGCTGATCGAGGGCATCTTCAAGGGCGAGACCATCAACACGCCTTCGATGCTTTGCGTCGAGGACTATATCGATGCGCTCAACTGGGCGAAATCCATCGGCGGCCTGGACACGCTGATCGCACGGGCTGACGCGAATGCGGCCGTTGTCGAGAAGCATGTCGCGCAGAGCGACTGGCTGGGCAACCTCGCCATCGATCCGGCGACCCGGTCGAATACCTCGGTGTGCCTGTCCATCGTCGATCCTGCGGTGACGTCGCTTGGCGCGGAAGCGTTGGCGGCCTTCGCCAAGGCCATGGTCTCGGCGCTGGACAAGGAAGGGGTTGCCTATGACATTGGCGCCTATCGCGATGCGCCTCCCGGCCTGCGCATCTGGTGCGGAGCGACCGTCGAGACGTCCGATCTCGAAGCGCTGATGCCCTGGCTCGACTGGGCCTTCGAGACCCAGAAAGCCGCGCTGAAGGCAGCGGCCTGA
- the serA gene encoding phosphoglycerate dehydrogenase, with translation MPRVLVSDKLSPTAVQIFKDRGVDVDYLPDLGKDKDKLLEVIGQYDGLAIRSATKVTEKLINAATNLKVIGRAGIGVDNVDIPAASRKGIIVMNTPFGNSITTAEHAVAMIFALARQIPEANASTHAGKWEKNRFMGVEITSKTLGVIGCGNIGSIVATRAVGLKMHVVAFDPFLSEDRAEELGVQKVELDELLARADFITLHTPLTDKTRNIINADSIAKMKDGVRIINCARGGLIVEADLLAALKSGKVAGAGIDVFETEPATESPFFGLENVVATPHLGASTTEAQENVALQVAEQMSDYLIKGAVTNAINMPSITAEEAPRLKPFVKLAEVLGAFVGQVTEDPIKEVEILFDGSTAQMNTRALISAALAGLIRPQVSDVNMVSAPIMVKERGIIVAEIKRDKSGVFDGYIKLTVKTEHMTRSIAGTCFSDHKPRFIQIKGINLDAEVGEHMLYTTNPDAPGIIGLLGSICGTHGVNIANFQLGRDRPGGDAIALLYLDAPFPENVLAELQAHAKIDSAKRLRFDVATA, from the coding sequence ATGCCTCGCGTTCTCGTTTCCGACAAACTCTCCCCCACCGCCGTTCAGATCTTCAAGGATCGCGGCGTCGACGTCGACTACCTGCCGGATCTGGGCAAGGACAAGGACAAGCTGCTCGAGGTGATCGGCCAGTACGACGGCCTGGCCATCCGCTCGGCCACCAAGGTCACCGAGAAGCTGATCAACGCAGCGACGAACCTCAAGGTGATCGGACGCGCCGGCATCGGCGTCGACAATGTCGACATCCCGGCAGCCAGCCGCAAGGGCATCATCGTGATGAACACGCCCTTCGGCAACTCGATCACGACGGCGGAGCACGCCGTCGCCATGATCTTCGCGCTCGCCCGCCAGATCCCCGAGGCGAACGCCTCGACCCATGCCGGCAAATGGGAGAAGAACCGCTTCATGGGCGTCGAGATCACCAGCAAGACGCTCGGCGTGATCGGCTGCGGCAACATCGGCTCGATCGTGGCCACCCGGGCCGTCGGCCTGAAGATGCACGTCGTCGCCTTCGACCCCTTCCTCTCGGAGGACAGAGCCGAGGAACTGGGCGTGCAGAAGGTGGAGCTGGACGAGCTCCTCGCCCGGGCCGATTTCATCACGCTTCACACGCCGCTGACCGACAAGACCCGCAACATCATCAACGCCGATTCCATCGCCAAGATGAAGGACGGCGTGCGCATCATCAACTGCGCGCGCGGCGGACTGATCGTCGAAGCCGACCTGCTGGCCGCCCTGAAGAGCGGAAAGGTGGCGGGAGCCGGCATCGACGTCTTCGAGACGGAGCCGGCGACGGAAAGCCCGTTCTTTGGCCTGGAGAATGTCGTGGCGACGCCGCATCTCGGCGCCTCCACCACGGAGGCGCAGGAGAATGTCGCGTTGCAGGTCGCCGAGCAGATGTCGGACTACCTGATCAAGGGCGCGGTCACCAACGCCATCAACATGCCCTCGATCACTGCCGAGGAAGCGCCGCGCCTGAAGCCGTTCGTCAAGCTGGCCGAGGTGCTGGGCGCGTTCGTCGGACAGGTGACGGAGGACCCGATCAAGGAGGTCGAGATCCTGTTCGACGGCTCGACCGCCCAAATGAACACGCGGGCGCTGATCAGCGCGGCGCTCGCCGGACTGATCCGTCCCCAGGTTTCCGACGTCAACATGGTGTCGGCGCCGATCATGGTGAAGGAGCGCGGTATCATCGTCGCCGAGATCAAGCGCGACAAGTCGGGCGTGTTCGACGGCTACATCAAGCTGACGGTCAAGACCGAGCACATGACGCGCTCGATCGCCGGCACGTGTTTCTCCGACCACAAGCCGCGCTTCATCCAGATCAAGGGCATCAACCTCGATGCCGAGGTCGGCGAGCACATGCTCTACACGACGAACCCCGACGCGCCGGGCATCATCGGCCTGCTTGGCTCGATCTGCGGCACCCACGGCGTCAACATCGCCAACTTCCAGCTTGGACGTGACCGGCCTGGCGGCGACGCGATCGCGCTGCTCTATCTCGACGCACCGTTCCCCGAGAACGTGCTGGCCGAACTCCAGGCGCATGCCAAGATCGACTCAGCAAAGCGGCTGCGCTTCGACGTGGCGACTGCTTGA
- a CDS encoding class I SAM-dependent methyltransferase produces the protein MDDRIASPSLPQEPAKPNPHANRDSLEFGFRSKRFVAVQRLIQKVLDERGSCDIVDLGGTELYWLIGDEFLQRNRGRINITLVNLELEAVDDQAMFASMVGNATDLSLMAGRTFDLVHSNSTIEHVGNLDDMARFASNVRRLAPRYYVQTPNFWFPYEPHFRFPGFQYLPEFVRVALLRRFSLGFFHKVPDRAEATDIIQHHRLIGAGQMRSLFPDATVTFEKVMTLNKSIIAIRG, from the coding sequence ATGGATGATCGAATTGCGTCGCCCTCGCTCCCGCAGGAGCCGGCGAAGCCCAATCCGCACGCGAATCGCGACAGCCTCGAATTCGGCTTCCGTTCCAAGCGCTTCGTCGCCGTGCAGCGCCTGATCCAGAAGGTGCTGGACGAACGCGGGTCGTGCGACATCGTCGACCTGGGCGGCACCGAACTCTACTGGCTGATCGGCGACGAGTTCCTGCAGCGCAATCGCGGCCGGATCAACATAACGCTCGTGAACCTGGAACTGGAGGCGGTGGACGATCAAGCCATGTTCGCCTCGATGGTTGGGAACGCCACCGATCTCAGCCTCATGGCCGGCAGGACCTTCGACCTCGTTCATTCGAACTCGACGATCGAGCATGTCGGCAACCTCGACGACATGGCGCGCTTCGCGTCCAATGTCAGGCGGCTTGCGCCGCGCTATTACGTGCAGACGCCCAACTTCTGGTTCCCCTACGAACCGCATTTCCGCTTTCCCGGCTTCCAATACCTGCCCGAGTTCGTGCGCGTGGCGTTGTTGCGCCGCTTCTCGCTGGGCTTCTTCCACAAGGTGCCCGATCGCGCGGAAGCGACGGATATCATCCAGCACCATCGGCTGATCGGCGCCGGCCAGATGCGCTCGCTTTTCCCCGACGCAACTGTGACGTTCGAGAAGGTGATGACGCTCAACAAGTCGATCATCGCCATCCGCGGATAG
- a CDS encoding fructose bisphosphate aldolase, whose translation MVDAAVITQLSSKPGFIAALDQSGGSTPGALRQYGVKEDAYSGEDEMFRLVHEMRLRIMGAPSFTGDKILAAILFERTMDGLANGKPVPTYLREDRGVLPILKVDKGLLPEADGVSLMKPMPDLDSLLRRASSLGVVGTKMRSVINLADRKGIAAVVDQQFDVAGQIGDHGLVPIIEPEVSIKSPDKAAAEAIMRDEILRRLEKVPGDRKVMLKLTIPSEANFYGPLVDHDRVARVVALSGGYSRDEASRLLARNRGMIASFSRALVEDLRASMSDAEFQAALARSIDQIFEASTTKH comes from the coding sequence ATGGTCGACGCCGCCGTGATCACGCAATTGTCCTCGAAGCCGGGGTTCATCGCCGCACTCGACCAGAGCGGCGGCTCGACGCCCGGCGCTCTGCGCCAGTACGGCGTCAAGGAAGACGCCTACAGCGGCGAGGACGAGATGTTCCGCCTTGTTCACGAGATGCGCCTGCGCATCATGGGCGCGCCCTCCTTCACCGGAGACAAGATCCTCGCCGCGATCCTGTTCGAGCGCACCATGGACGGCCTGGCCAACGGCAAGCCGGTCCCGACCTATCTCCGGGAAGATCGCGGCGTTCTTCCCATCCTCAAGGTTGACAAGGGGCTGCTGCCCGAAGCGGACGGCGTCAGCCTGATGAAGCCGATGCCGGATCTGGACAGCCTGCTGAGGCGGGCCTCTTCACTCGGTGTGGTCGGCACCAAGATGCGCTCGGTCATCAACCTGGCCGACAGGAAGGGCATCGCGGCCGTCGTCGACCAGCAGTTCGACGTAGCCGGGCAGATCGGGGACCATGGCCTCGTTCCGATCATCGAGCCCGAGGTATCGATCAAGAGCCCCGACAAGGCGGCTGCCGAAGCCATCATGCGCGACGAGATCCTGCGCCGGCTTGAAAAGGTCCCAGGCGACCGCAAGGTGATGCTGAAGCTGACGATTCCCAGCGAGGCGAACTTCTATGGGCCGCTCGTCGATCACGACCGTGTCGCCCGCGTCGTGGCGCTTTCCGGCGGCTATTCCCGCGACGAGGCGTCCCGCCTGCTCGCCCGGAACCGCGGCATGATCGCCAGTTTCTCCCGCGCGCTCGTGGAGGATCTGCGGGCAAGCATGTCCGATGCCGAGTTCCAGGCGGCGCTGGCGCGCTCGATCGACCAGATCTTCGAGGCGTCCACGACGAAACATTGA
- a CDS encoding DMT family transporter: MPSRNAYILLLLTALFWGGNAVAGKLAIGHISPMVLTAARWGFAFLVLLAIGWPKLRQDWPKIRSQWLLLAILGALGFTIFNVALYTALLFTTAINTSIEQAGMPLVIFVANFLLFGMRVTGAQVLGFLISIVGVALTASHGNPARLLELDLNFGDALMLVAVLVYGAYTVALRFRPEIHWKSLMISLTFAAFVTSLPFVIAEATYGTAKLPDASGWLIVAYTVIFPSILAQVFYIRGVELIGSNRAGVFVNLVPIFGTLLSIVILGEEFHLYHAAALVMVLGGIWLAEHGRPRA; the protein is encoded by the coding sequence TTGCCCAGCCGAAACGCCTACATCCTCCTGCTGCTCACCGCGCTCTTCTGGGGCGGCAATGCCGTCGCCGGCAAGCTCGCCATCGGCCACATATCGCCGATGGTGCTCACTGCAGCCCGCTGGGGGTTTGCCTTCCTCGTCCTGCTGGCGATCGGCTGGCCCAAGCTGCGCCAGGATTGGCCGAAGATCCGGTCGCAATGGCTGCTGCTCGCCATTCTGGGCGCGCTCGGCTTCACCATATTCAACGTTGCGCTCTATACCGCACTGCTCTTCACGACGGCCATCAACACCAGCATCGAGCAGGCCGGCATGCCGCTGGTGATCTTCGTCGCCAACTTCCTGCTATTCGGCATGCGCGTGACCGGCGCGCAGGTGCTCGGTTTCCTTATCTCGATCGTCGGCGTTGCGCTCACAGCGAGTCACGGCAACCCGGCCCGCCTGCTCGAACTCGACCTCAATTTCGGTGACGCACTGATGCTGGTCGCGGTTCTCGTCTATGGCGCCTACACGGTGGCGCTGCGATTCAGGCCCGAAATCCATTGGAAAAGTCTGATGATCTCGCTCACCTTCGCGGCCTTCGTGACCTCGCTGCCCTTCGTGATCGCCGAAGCAACCTATGGAACTGCGAAGCTCCCCGATGCATCCGGCTGGCTCATCGTCGCCTACACGGTCATCTTTCCGTCGATTCTCGCGCAGGTGTTCTACATCCGCGGCGTCGAGCTCATCGGCAGCAATCGCGCCGGCGTCTTCGTGAATCTCGTGCCGATCTTCGGGACCCTGCTGTCCATCGTGATCCTCGGAGAGGAGTTCCATCTCTATCATGCGGCCGCCCTCGTCATGGTTCTTGGCGGCATATGGCTGGCAGAGCACGGCCGCCCGCGAGCCTGA
- a CDS encoding glucoamylase family protein, with the protein MDARATEHETIDAGLIDRLQRAAFGYFRLFTNEANGLVADTSLPDWPCSIAAVGFALSCYPVAVTRGWIDRAEAGCIVAATLRFLDDAQTDAAGETSHRGFFYHFLDMATGLRVWNSELSFMDTAILMAGVLSASAFLDGPDAVEAEIRERAARIFGRVDWRWTETRGHAVHMGWKPRRGFLPDRWTGFSESLLMFVLGLGSETSPLSPASYETWLDTCDWYEGPAGGYVYAGPLFIHLFPHAWIDFRGIADRLTRRHATDYCENTRTAIRTHRVYAADNPHRFSGYCDDLWGLTACNGAKARLTLRNGRRVSIAGYAARGAPFGPDDGTLAPWATLSCLPFAPAEAARALRHLLAAYPAVLSDDRFPDSFNPSIRGDGPEGWVARRCTGIDQGLLVMSIENFRSGLCWRLMRASPIVKRGLAAAGFRGGWLEAQAD; encoded by the coding sequence ATGGACGCACGGGCCACGGAACACGAAACGATCGATGCAGGCCTGATCGACCGCTTGCAGCGCGCCGCCTTCGGCTATTTCCGCCTGTTCACCAACGAGGCGAACGGACTTGTAGCCGACACCTCGCTGCCGGACTGGCCCTGCAGCATCGCCGCAGTCGGTTTCGCCCTGTCCTGCTATCCCGTCGCGGTGACGCGCGGCTGGATTGATCGGGCGGAGGCGGGCTGCATCGTGGCGGCGACTCTGCGTTTCCTCGACGACGCCCAGACCGACGCCGCTGGCGAGACCAGCCACCGCGGCTTCTTCTACCATTTCCTGGATATGGCGACCGGCCTGCGCGTCTGGAACTCCGAGCTGTCGTTCATGGACACCGCGATCCTGATGGCCGGCGTTCTCTCGGCCTCCGCCTTTCTTGACGGCCCGGATGCCGTCGAAGCCGAGATCCGAGAGAGGGCAGCCCGCATCTTCGGCCGCGTGGACTGGCGCTGGACCGAGACACGCGGACACGCGGTCCACATGGGCTGGAAGCCGCGCCGCGGTTTCCTGCCCGACAGGTGGACCGGCTTCAGCGAATCCTTGCTCATGTTCGTGCTCGGGCTGGGCTCCGAGACCTCTCCGCTGTCGCCGGCGAGCTACGAGACGTGGCTCGACACATGCGACTGGTACGAAGGCCCCGCAGGCGGCTATGTCTATGCCGGCCCTTTGTTCATTCATCTCTTCCCACACGCGTGGATCGACTTCCGCGGCATTGCTGATCGCCTGACCAGACGCCACGCGACCGACTATTGCGAGAACACCCGGACAGCGATCCGCACGCATCGGGTCTATGCGGCCGACAACCCCCATCGCTTCAGCGGCTACTGCGACGACCTCTGGGGGCTGACCGCCTGCAACGGCGCCAAGGCGCGGCTCACTTTGAGGAACGGCCGTCGTGTCTCGATAGCGGGATACGCGGCGCGCGGCGCTCCCTTCGGCCCCGACGACGGGACGCTGGCGCCGTGGGCGACACTGTCCTGCCTGCCCTTCGCGCCCGCGGAGGCGGCGCGAGCGCTTCGCCACCTCCTCGCCGCCTATCCGGCTGTGTTGAGCGACGACCGCTTTCCCGACAGCTTCAATCCGAGCATACGCGGCGACGGCCCCGAAGGCTGGGTTGCGCGCCGCTGCACCGGCATCGACCAGGGCCTGCTCGTGATGTCGATCGAGAACTTCCGCAGCGGCCTCTGCTGGCGTCTGATGCGCGCTTCGCCGATCGTCAAACGCGGCCTCGCGGCTGCCGGTTTTCGCGGTGGCTGGCTGGAAGCGCAGGCGGATTGA
- a CDS encoding MFS transporter, with the protein MSASFAIQRTPRVAVSAFFLAAGAGIGAWAASLPALSARADLDKGELGIVLLCFALGAIATMTSVGRILPRYGTAAICLLSAVVFGGVLIAVPHSGNMALLAVLVFVGGGGFGALDVAMNTEASFLERQSGRHIMSSFHAVFSVGSLAGAGICGQLLRMGGDLALCLGVAGAAAIALALIARFWSDLPEEPDDAQVSATSDPRLGGAQKRHLWLLGGVAFLALFTEGALMDWSAIYLVGTVGASESTGAFGFAVFAATMAIGRAVGDMIMRVLGPALALRLGAGLVAGSLAFALTFSNVPVVFAALALCGIGIANVVPAIFSAAGRIGGDAAGAAMSRVTTMGYAGLLVGPPFIGFLAEGTTLAASLFAVVVAAVIVAAGASLVSVRGK; encoded by the coding sequence ATGTCAGCGTCCTTTGCCATCCAACGGACGCCGCGCGTCGCCGTGTCGGCATTCTTCCTGGCGGCGGGCGCAGGCATCGGCGCGTGGGCCGCCAGCCTGCCCGCGCTGAGCGCCAGGGCCGACCTCGACAAGGGCGAACTCGGCATCGTCCTGCTGTGCTTCGCGCTTGGCGCCATCGCGACGATGACGAGCGTCGGCCGGATCCTGCCCAGATATGGCACTGCGGCGATCTGTTTGCTGAGCGCGGTCGTCTTCGGCGGCGTGCTGATCGCGGTTCCCCACTCGGGCAACATGGCGCTGCTCGCCGTTCTCGTGTTCGTCGGGGGCGGCGGCTTCGGCGCGCTCGACGTGGCGATGAACACCGAGGCTTCGTTCCTCGAGAGGCAAAGCGGACGACACATCATGTCGTCCTTCCATGCGGTGTTCAGCGTCGGCAGCCTCGCCGGGGCCGGCATCTGCGGTCAGTTGCTGCGCATGGGGGGCGACCTCGCGCTGTGCCTTGGCGTGGCGGGCGCGGCGGCGATCGCGCTGGCGCTGATTGCGCGATTCTGGTCGGACCTGCCCGAGGAACCGGACGACGCGCAGGTTTCCGCGACGTCAGATCCGAGGCTCGGGGGGGCGCAGAAGCGGCATCTGTGGCTGCTGGGCGGGGTCGCGTTCCTCGCCCTGTTCACCGAGGGCGCGCTGATGGACTGGAGCGCCATCTATCTCGTCGGCACGGTCGGCGCATCCGAGAGCACCGGCGCTTTCGGCTTCGCCGTCTTTGCAGCCACGATGGCGATCGGGCGGGCGGTCGGCGACATGATCATGCGCGTGCTCGGACCAGCGCTGGCGCTGCGCCTTGGAGCCGGTCTCGTCGCCGGTTCCCTGGCGTTCGCGCTGACCTTCAGCAATGTTCCCGTGGTCTTCGCCGCGCTGGCGCTCTGCGGGATCGGCATCGCCAACGTGGTGCCAGCGATCTTCTCGGCGGCGGGGCGCATCGGCGGAGACGCGGCGGGCGCGGCGATGTCGCGCGTCACGACCATGGGATACGCCGGCCTGCTGGTCGGCCCGCCCTTCATCGGCTTCCTCGCGGAAGGGACGACGCTGGCCGCCAGCCTGTTCGCCGTCGTGGTCGCAGCCGTCATCGTCGCTGCGGGCGCGAGCCTGGTCAGCGTGCGGGGCAAATAG
- a CDS encoding maleylacetate reductase produces the protein MSSVEPFVFAGLRARVIFGHGTISQTAAEIEKLGRKRALVLCTPNQAKAGERLAAELGALSAGVFAEAAMHTPVEVTERALRVFEASGADCVVSRGGGSTIGLGKAIATRTGADQVAIPTTYAGSEMTDVLGETFGGEKTTRRDASILPETVIYDVDLTRRLPVALTVASGLNAMAHAAEALYARDRNPVISLLASEALRALCEALPALVSNPDDREARAAALYGAWLCGASLGGASMALHHKLCHTLGGSFGTPHAHTHAILLPHTIGFNAAAVPELLAPVSRVLNGAPGGALFDFASSLGAPTRLKELDLSEADLDRAAGIAVTKPYWNPRPFDRDAIRALLQDAWEGRRPQQ, from the coding sequence ATGAGCAGCGTCGAACCCTTCGTGTTTGCCGGGCTGCGGGCGCGCGTGATCTTCGGTCATGGGACGATTTCCCAGACGGCAGCCGAGATCGAAAAACTGGGGCGCAAGCGGGCGCTGGTGCTCTGCACGCCGAACCAGGCAAAGGCGGGCGAGAGGCTGGCGGCCGAGCTGGGAGCGCTGTCGGCCGGCGTTTTTGCCGAAGCAGCCATGCACACGCCAGTCGAGGTGACGGAAAGGGCGCTGAGGGTGTTCGAGGCCAGCGGCGCCGATTGCGTCGTCTCGCGGGGCGGTGGCTCCACGATCGGGCTGGGCAAGGCGATCGCAACCCGCACGGGAGCCGATCAGGTGGCGATTCCCACCACCTATGCCGGCTCCGAGATGACCGACGTGCTGGGAGAGACCTTTGGGGGCGAGAAGACGACCCGGCGCGACGCCTCGATCCTGCCGGAGACGGTCATCTACGACGTCGACCTGACGCGTCGTCTGCCCGTCGCGCTGACGGTCGCCTCCGGCCTCAACGCGATGGCGCATGCGGCCGAAGCACTCTATGCGCGCGACCGGAACCCCGTCATCTCGCTGCTGGCGAGCGAGGCGCTGCGGGCGCTTTGCGAAGCCCTGCCGGCGCTCGTCAGCAACCCGGACGATCGCGAAGCGCGTGCGGCTGCGCTCTACGGGGCCTGGTTGTGCGGAGCGTCGCTCGGCGGCGCATCCATGGCGCTGCACCACAAACTCTGCCACACGCTGGGCGGCAGCTTTGGCACGCCGCATGCGCATACCCACGCGATCCTGCTGCCGCATACGATAGGCTTCAACGCCGCGGCGGTCCCTGAACTGCTCGCCCCGGTCTCGCGCGTGCTGAATGGCGCGCCGGGGGGCGCATTGTTCGACTTCGCCTCTTCGCTCGGCGCGCCGACGAGGCTCAAGGAGCTCGACTTGAGCGAAGCGGATCTCGACAGGGCCGCGGGCATCGCCGTGACGAAACCCTACTGGAATCCGCGGCCCTTCGACCGCGACGCAATCCGCGCGCTGCTCCAGGATGCCTGGGAAGGGCGTCGCCCGCAGCAATGA
- a CDS encoding M23 family metallopeptidase has translation MTGIWENMTPEMQESLGDEDALARLRNDLRRSAGSETEILEETTESRGGQTLYLRTSRWTGIDAPILMRWAFNEDGQISGFFVQPKPALAESRFLDYQTKATLRLPFDGEWLVFWGGRTLEQNYHAADRAQRFATDFVVRENGVTFRGDGTILGNYYCWDRPILAPAAGKVVSAVRDLPDQPIGQADRDNPAGNHVVLDLGNNEFAFLAHFRQGSVPVSAGDTVTAGQMLGRCGNSGNSSEPHLHFHLQNTPDLKDGEGLPAFFEDFLADGVAIGRGEPVKGQVVAPDGAG, from the coding sequence ATGACCGGGATCTGGGAAAACATGACGCCGGAAATGCAGGAAAGTCTTGGCGATGAGGACGCTCTTGCCCGGCTACGCAACGACCTTCGCCGCAGCGCTGGTTCCGAGACGGAAATCCTTGAGGAGACGACCGAAAGCCGGGGTGGGCAGACGCTTTATCTCCGGACGTCGCGTTGGACCGGGATCGACGCGCCTATACTGATGCGGTGGGCCTTCAACGAGGATGGGCAGATCTCAGGCTTCTTCGTCCAGCCTAAGCCTGCGCTCGCCGAATCCCGCTTCCTCGACTACCAGACGAAGGCCACGCTGCGGCTGCCCTTCGACGGCGAGTGGCTGGTTTTCTGGGGCGGCCGGACGCTCGAGCAGAACTACCACGCGGCCGACAGGGCGCAGCGCTTCGCGACCGATTTCGTGGTGCGCGAGAACGGCGTCACCTTCCGGGGCGACGGCACGATCCTCGGAAACTACTATTGCTGGGACCGGCCAATTCTTGCGCCGGCGGCCGGCAAGGTGGTCTCCGCGGTGAGGGACCTGCCCGACCAGCCGATCGGTCAAGCCGACCGCGACAACCCGGCGGGCAACCACGTCGTGCTCGACCTCGGCAACAACGAGTTCGCCTTCCTCGCCCATTTCAGGCAGGGCAGCGTGCCCGTTTCGGCGGGCGACACGGTGACGGCCGGACAGATGCTCGGTCGTTGCGGCAACAGCGGAAACTCCTCCGAGCCCCACTTGCATTTCCATCTGCAGAACACGCCGGACCTGAAGGACGGCGAGGGGCTGCCCGCCTTCTTCGAGGATTTTCTCGCCGACGGCGTCGCCATCGGGCGCGGCGAGCCGGTCAAGGGCCAGGTGGTGGCGCCGGACGGCGCCGGTTGA